Proteins encoded in a region of the Anguilla anguilla isolate fAngAng1 chromosome 10, fAngAng1.pri, whole genome shotgun sequence genome:
- the LOC118237159 gene encoding transducin-like enhancer protein 4: MIRDLSKMYPQARHPAPHQPAQPFKFTISESCDRIKEEFQFLQAQYHSLKLECEKLAGEKTEMQRHYVMYYEMSYGLNIEMHKQAEIVKRLNAICAQVIPFLSQEQHQQQVGPGRWRGEKQVTMAELNAIIGVTNPTRHVYTGGKGCVKVWDISHPGNKSPVSQLDCLNRDNYIRSCRLLPDGRTLIVGGEASTLSIWDLAAPTPRIKAELTSSAPACYALAISPDSKVCFSCCSDGNIAVWDLHNQTLVRQFQGHTDGASCIDISNDGTKLWTGGLDNTVRSWDLREGRQLQQHDFTSQIFSLGYCPTGEWLAVGMENSNVEVLHVTKPDKYQLHLHESCVLSLKFAHCGKWFVSTGKDNLLNAWRTPYGASIFQSKESSSVLSCDISVDDKYIVTGSGDKKATVYEVIY; encoded by the exons ATGATTCGAGACTTGAGCAAGATGTACCCACAGGCACGGCATCCG GCACCGCACCAACCCGCCCAACCCTTCAAATTCACCATATCGGAGTCGTGCGACCGTATCAAAGAGGAGTTCCAGTTCTTGCAGGCGCAGTATCACAG tcTGAAGCTGGAGTGTGAGAAGCTGGCGGGGGAGAAGACTGAGATGCAGCGCCACTATGTGATG TATTATGAGATGTCGTACGGGCTGAACATAGAAATGCACAAACAG gctGAGATCGTGAAGCGGCTCAATGCCATCTGTGCGCAGGTGATTCCCTTCCTGTCTCAGGAG cagcaccagcagcaggtaGGTCCAGGGCGGTGGAGAGGCGAGAAGCAGGTGACCATGGCTGAACTCAACGCCATCATCGGGGTAAC CAACCCCACCCGCCACGTCTACACCGGCGGCAAGGGCTGCGTGAAGGTGTGGGACATCAGTCACCCCGGCAACAAGAGCCCCGTGTCCCAGCTCGACTGCCTG aaCAGGGATAACTACATCCGCTCCTGTCGGCTGCTTCCAGACGGGCGCACCCTGATCGTGGGGGGGGAGGCCAGCACGCTGTCCATCTGGGACCTGgcggcccccaccccccgcatcAAGGCGGAGCTCacctcctccgcccccgcctGCTACGCCCTCGCCATCAGCCCCGACTCCAAGGTCTGCTTCTCCTGCTGCAGCGACGGCAACATCGCCGTCTGGGACCTGCACAACCAGACCCTGGTCAG gcagTTCCAGGGTCACACAGATGGGGCCAGCTGTATTGATATTTCTAATGACGGCACTAAGCTGTGGACGGGAGGTCTGGACAACACTGTGAGGTCCTGGGACCTGCGAGAGGGTCGCCAGCTCCAACAGCACGACTTCACCTCACAG ATCTTCTCTCTGGGATACTGTCCCACCGGCGAGTGGCTGGCCGTGGGGATGGAGAACAGCAATGTGGAAGTTCTGCACGTCACCAAACCCGACAAGTACCAGCTACACCTGCACGAGAGCTGCGTGCTCTCCCTCAAGTTCGCCCACTGTG gtAAATGGTTTGTGAGCACTGGAAAAGACAACCTACTGAATGCCTGGAGAACACCTTATGGAGCCAGTATATTCCAG